A portion of the Magnetovibrio sp. genome contains these proteins:
- a CDS encoding ABC transporter permease: protein MIEITDAFSTALMLILTLDSDLAEIVGLSLHVSLSAVCIAAIVGIPLGAAVALLRFPGRGAIQISLNAMMGLPPVVVGLLVYLTLSRAGPLGVFGLLYTPAAMIIAQVLLVTPIVAALTRQVIEDLWNTYADQLTSLGATRLRALPTLIIDGRFSLLTAVLAGFGRAMAEVGAVMMVGGNIDHVTRVMTTTIALEVSKGDLALALALGIVLLSLSIAIGAAAQLFTNHRERKARA from the coding sequence ATGATCGAAATCACTGACGCGTTCTCGACCGCGTTGATGCTGATCCTCACCCTCGACAGCGATCTGGCGGAAATCGTCGGACTGTCGCTTCATGTGAGCTTGAGCGCCGTATGCATCGCCGCAATTGTCGGCATACCGTTGGGCGCGGCCGTCGCGCTGCTCAGATTCCCTGGTCGCGGCGCGATCCAGATTTCGCTCAATGCCATGATGGGCCTACCGCCGGTGGTGGTGGGGCTGTTGGTCTATCTGACCCTGTCGCGCGCCGGTCCACTGGGCGTTTTCGGATTGCTCTACACCCCGGCGGCGATGATCATCGCCCAGGTGCTATTGGTCACCCCGATCGTCGCCGCGCTGACCCGTCAAGTGATCGAAGATTTGTGGAACACCTATGCCGACCAGCTGACGAGTTTGGGCGCGACGCGATTGCGCGCGTTGCCTACGCTGATCATCGATGGGCGCTTCAGCCTGCTTACCGCCGTACTGGCCGGTTTCGGCCGCGCCATGGCCGAGGTTGGTGCGGTGATGATGGTCGGCGGCAACATCGATCACGTCACCCGCGTGATGACCACGACCATCGCCTTGGAAGTCAGCAAAGGCGACTTGGCGCTGGCGTTGGCGTTGGGCATCGTGTTGCTGAGCCTATCCATCGCCATCGGTGCCGCCGCACAACTGTTCACCAATCACCGCGAACGCAAGGCCCGCGCATGA